The following coding sequences lie in one Bacteroidales bacterium genomic window:
- a CDS encoding efflux RND transporter periplasmic adaptor subunit: MKFISYIICLSMLFTACNNRQSSHNHEGCDHDHDHDHGKTEQVQTAHQHHDGEECDGNHDHDHDHQHDAEHKHDDNHECDGNHDHSHDGHNHAATAGGHEHAADEIVIEPEQAKKLGVLSQQVQPGTFSMIIKTSGQVQAAQGDETTVVAPVSGIVSFSRPLSEGASVKKGESLLSISSQNIAEGDPVVKAKLAYETAEKEYRRAVSLVKDTLISQAEFEQAHLNFETTKVTYDALSKSQTGKGTSASSSTGGYIKNRLVNEGEYVTTGQPLLTVSQNQKLYLRADVSEKYYAQLPAVISANFKTPYDNQLYRLEDLKGRLVSFGKSANAASFYIPVVFEFDNVGTFVPGAFVEVYLLTAKTDNVLTLPLGAVIEDQGLYFVFEQISADAYKKQEVKIGDDNGQDVRILSGIHPGDRIVTQGALHVKLASNASSLPEHSHSH, from the coding sequence ATGAAGTTTATCAGTTATATTATATGTCTGTCGATGTTATTTACAGCCTGTAACAACAGACAATCATCCCACAACCATGAAGGCTGCGACCATGATCATGACCACGATCATGGAAAAACCGAACAGGTCCAGACGGCACACCAACACCATGACGGAGAGGAATGTGACGGAAACCACGATCATGATCACGACCATCAGCATGATGCAGAGCACAAACATGACGATAATCATGAATGCGACGGGAACCATGACCACAGTCATGACGGCCATAACCACGCTGCTACCGCAGGTGGACATGAACATGCAGCGGACGAAATCGTGATTGAACCAGAACAGGCTAAGAAGCTGGGTGTCCTTTCCCAACAGGTACAACCGGGAACATTCAGCATGATCATCAAGACCAGCGGACAGGTACAGGCAGCACAGGGTGACGAAACCACTGTCGTAGCGCCCGTAAGCGGGATCGTATCATTTTCCAGGCCCTTGTCCGAAGGCGCTTCTGTTAAAAAAGGCGAATCCCTGCTGAGTATTTCGTCGCAAAACATAGCGGAAGGTGATCCGGTAGTCAAAGCTAAACTGGCCTATGAGACTGCCGAAAAAGAATACCGCCGTGCTGTTTCCTTAGTGAAGGATACATTGATATCTCAGGCGGAATTCGAACAGGCGCACCTGAATTTCGAAACCACCAAAGTGACTTATGATGCGCTGTCCAAAAGCCAGACAGGAAAAGGAACCAGTGCCTCGTCATCTACCGGCGGATACATCAAGAACCGGCTGGTTAATGAGGGCGAATACGTCACTACCGGACAGCCGCTGCTGACCGTATCGCAAAACCAGAAATTGTACCTCAGGGCCGATGTGTCGGAAAAATATTATGCACAGCTCCCGGCAGTCATATCGGCTAATTTCAAAACACCTTACGATAATCAACTATACCGTTTAGAAGACCTGAAAGGGCGTCTGGTTTCCTTCGGGAAATCGGCAAATGCTGCTTCATTCTATATTCCGGTCGTATTTGAATTCGACAATGTCGGTACTTTTGTTCCCGGCGCCTTTGTCGAAGTCTACCTGCTGACGGCGAAAACCGACAATGTGTTGACGCTTCCGCTGGGTGCGGTGATCGAGGACCAGGGATTGTACTTTGTTTTCGAACAGATCAGTGCGGATGCCTATAAAAAGCAGGAGGTGAAAATTGGGGATGACAACGGGCAGGATGTCCGGATATTGTCCGGAATACATCCCGGAGACCGTATCGTAACGCAGGGTGCCTTGCATGTGAAACTGGCAAGCAACGCCTCTTCCTTACCCGAACATAGTCACAGCCATTAA
- a CDS encoding DNA-3-methyladenine glycosylase I, giving the protein MNDQKQRCKWCGSDPLYIKYHDEEWGKEVTDDDTLFEFLVLESAQAGLSWITILRKREMYRKAFAGFDVRKVAQFTDTDVERLLQPESGIIRNRLKIRSTISNAVHFMEVQKEFGSFQNYLKGFLPDGKPIINHFKDLKDIPASTPVSDAISKDMKKRGFKFFGTTICYAYLQAVGYVDDHVTGCFCRK; this is encoded by the coding sequence ATGAACGATCAAAAACAACGTTGCAAATGGTGCGGTAGTGATCCGCTGTATATTAAATACCACGATGAGGAATGGGGAAAGGAAGTGACCGACGATGATACCCTGTTCGAGTTCCTGGTGCTGGAAAGCGCGCAGGCCGGACTGAGTTGGATCACCATCCTTCGTAAACGGGAGATGTACCGGAAGGCATTTGCCGGTTTTGACGTCAGGAAAGTGGCGCAATTTACCGACACCGATGTAGAACGTTTGTTGCAACCTGAATCCGGAATTATCCGGAATCGCTTGAAAATAAGGTCTACTATTTCCAATGCCGTTCATTTTATGGAAGTGCAAAAAGAATTTGGCAGCTTTCAGAACTATCTGAAGGGTTTTCTCCCCGATGGAAAACCTATTATTAACCATTTTAAAGATTTAAAGGATATACCTGCTTCCACACCTGTTTCCGATGCCATCAGCAAGGATATGAAAAAACGGGGTTTTAAATTTTTCGGAACCACCATTTGCTATGCCTATCTGCAGGCCGTCGGCTATGTGGATGATCATGTGACGGGTTGTTTTTGCAGGAAGTAG